attaaattaaatagacaGATATCTTGGTCATCCTAGTCAAACACATGATCCAAAGCGACTATTAATCTTTTATGCATTCATAAAATCAcctgtaaccatagcaacagtggCTAAAGTAAATATCAAAGATATTTTACTAACGTGGAACATCCGAGTTGCAAGTAATATTTGTTATTCTTCCTTGTCAGTTACCACAAACCAACCACATAGTATTTAGCAATCATAGATCAAGCAATTGTATCAACATGAGTTTAACGTAAATTAGTGTTTTAAGTGGGAAAAAGGGCCAGTCCAGGGTTTCCATGTGCCCTTTATGCCTTAAATCTAGTTATATCAAAATTAAGTCCATAAAAAGAAGTCATAAATGGTACaataaaagtcttaattatgatttcaggaggtcttaaatttggggacggAAAGGCGAGAATTCTGATATGGCTAAATATGACGattaagtgaaagtgatgtgacatacagccaagtatggtgacccatactcaggattcatgctctgcatttaacccatccaaagtgcacacacacacagcagtgaacacacacacactgtgaacacacccggagcagcaggcatccatttatgctgcggcacccggggagcagttgggggtttcggtgccttgctcaaaggcacctcagtcgtggtattgccggcccgagactcacacccacaaccttagggttaggagtcaaactctctaaacaCTAGGCCACAACTACCCACAATTTCCCATTAAGCCATAAAAGTAtctgatttattaaataaacatgattGCTGCAAATTTCAAAGTCAGGTGCTGTTGTTTTCTGTTCTATATTTCTGCAGAGaattaattaacattttcaaCAAGCAAGTCATGTTTTTAAGCTGCAGACACGCAGAGTTGAATATGTGAACTGGTGGATCAACTCATCCAGTtaattaaaaatggtttaaaggctgaaatgttaagtttattattttatagaacttttataaagtttttaagtTTGTAAATCATGATTTTTATagtcattttacagtttaatatattaTCATAGACATTGCCCCGCTCACATGGTATCCATTTATATGTGCAGGTCTGTAAAAGTCTTACATTTGAGCCTAAAAAAATCCTGCAGTGGACCAGCTGGCATATACAAATAAAGCATGATATCATGCCAGGAACTCAGACTTTAGCATTGTTGTAtctctttatttacaaaaaataataataataataattaaactgatCAAACCATATTTGAAGTAATCATATCACTCTTCCTTAAAGAAACCATTTACAGTGTCCTCACCAGGCACAACGTGACAAAGCAACAAGTGATAAAACTATCCATCTCTTACATTGTTACACTGTGTAAATCACAATGGGGTTATATTTCTGCAGCAATGTACTGGGAGCCATGCTCACACTGAAAGCCTGTTGGACCAAAATCTCCTTATGTATATTAAGCATCAAACACTGACAAAGAATGTGTGACATTTTCACTGGCAGTGTGGACATAAAAATTGTTTAGTCGCTGGAATCTTGCTGCATTGTGCCTGGATAGAACACAGTGATATACTATAGTATGAGaaataactaaataatgatcttcagttgtcattcagtgtaagaaacaaaacctttaaaaagtataaaaacacaACACAGCATTCTTGCatagactgaaaaataaaaaatgtttaaatataaaattcatttaaaggtcccgtttttcgcgcttttttgaagctttgattgtgtttacagagtgcaatataacatgtgttcatgtttcgcatgtaaaaaaacacagtatttttcacacaattcacctatctgtataccgctgttttcactgtcataaaaacgggctgatgacttccttgttctataaagcccctccttaagaaatacgtgacgagttctgattgggccagcggttcctgtgttgtgattcgacagcagctgagcgcacactGCCCTcttggaaatgcgattgggctagttttgagaagcaagtgggcaggagcatgagctggagatgtacttataatcacaggagcgtttttattgacgagatgcgcatgaaaatcgcattcgatttttttgcacagccctaacatctactgtagttaacaaagctaaacagcgttgccctttgtgtaataagttacagaaactgttaaacacaccaacttaaataataaaatacacttaattaccagttgtggtccataaacaacgcctttcttcagacaaagagggaactgctccatctttcaggaataatctttgtgcgaatctggcattaaactgattgagattgaggaagctgtcctcagcaaaatgtgctgcacatagttttacatgtggattataattttcgggaacaatATATATAGAGATTAACCATTAATCTCTAaatacagcgtccctgggaaggccaaacaaagataattggactccgagatgaaaataacagcgtttcgacgacatggcgacaaacacaaacgcagctcttcctcttctccgtcggagtgcaacaaggccacgcccccctttttgtgtattcatgtgggcggaggttagtcaaaactgttttagtgacgtcattactgcaggaactagagggatgtagtccaaacgggtcgttttttgtaggcgaattctgtaaaataaaatcttgcttggcattgaactttgagctttagaattttacagatattatttatactctaacaacaacattacacactaactaaagttaaaaacatgggatcacgaagaacgggaccttcaAAAAGTGCACTTGCCCCAAAATTGTTAAAATCCCAAAGATGTGACACCAGTTTGTTCATGCAACTAACACCACGCAAAGTTCACAACAGCATGACCATCTCAGACACACAAAAGGAATTCAGTTTGACACATGTTGGGATTCTCCAAATACAGCAGATCATCTTCAGTGCATGCTTTTTGGTTCCCACACTTCACCGGACCATATAAGCCACTGAATCCACAGGATGAACGCAGCTCAAACTTATTTCATTCGAGACCAGGGTCAGGTGGAGGACTGGTCAGAATATTCGGAAGCAGGTGGGGCCGGGCAGAGTGAGGGGTAGGGTCGGGGCTGGTCCAGATTCACATACGTGATCTGCAGGTTGATGTAATGTTCCCCCTCAAGGCTGGAGTGGATTTCTTGAATGACTTTCACGAGACTAGGGAAACTTGGTCTCTTCTCAGGCTCAGGATTCCAGCACTGCAGCAGGATGGACCACCTATAATCCAAAAtccaaaattatttattaatctatttGCCCATAATGCCCAATTATGAAGCTACATGTAAACCTAAAAATTCCTGTTGGGTTTTCACAGCTGTTCCCCCATTTTTAAAGCGATAATattgttttgttatattattattacatttaagtttaatatttaatatatagtttttatgttCTTTATGATCCACTTacaatgttaataaaagttttcaaacaaaaaagtatatacttTTTCAAGACAGTCTACTCTTATCATTAGTTCTTCTGGTGTTTAGAAATATTTAgtaattgtatataatttaatactttaacaacagcgatattaataatatatttatctttCTTTACTGCTTCACCATGAATTATGATTTTCTGAATGCAAAATAGGTGTTGCTAACATGTAAATGTGGACAGTTACATAAAAAAACTCctttaaatgatatatttttatagCATAAATATCAAAAAGCCAAAGAAACATGATTCCTCATGATACgacccttttaaaaataaaaggtagGTAAATCATACAGGGAATTCAAGCAGTATTGTGGTTGTAGCAGTCGACGGCCTTGCATTAGATAGGTTGTAATGTCATAAGGGTCCACATCAGGATACGGACTGGCCCCTCTCGTCATCAGCTCCCACATCAACACTCCAAAAGACCACTAGAGGGAATAAAATACGTTACAATTTTTTGCCTGACTCTCCTTCCAAGATAACAGGATCCCATCACTGAGATCACACTTATGTTATTGCAAAACTGTTATTCTTGAAATGTCTTGATAAGTTTGTCCACATGTAAATTACCACATCTGATTTGGTGGTGAATTTCTGTGTCTGCAGGCTTTCTAAAGCCATCCATTTGATTGGCAGCTTTGCCTTTTTGCTGTCCTTGATGCTGTAGTATTCCTTATCATAGACGTCACGTGCCATACCAAAGTCAGCCACCTTCACTGTAAACGACTCATCCAGCCTAGGAAAATTGGATTCATTACATTTGTTAGAATTTTTGTGTCTATACTCCTTGTACATAATAAGACAACAAAAATCAaagaacattttgtttgtttcattttggtGTATGCATACATTACCCGATTAAATCAGATTAAATTAAGTTTGCCTCTTACTTACATGCAGTTACGTGCAGCAAGGTCTCTGTGCACAAATTTTCTGTTTGCGAGATACTCCATTCCTTTGGCAACTTGTAGCCCAAAGCCAATCAGGTCCTTCACTGTGGGATTCTGAACATGAAGGATATATTGTAATGAGgcaacattttaatgtaaaagttTAGTAAGTTAACATGAATATACCAAGATTAAGAAGCTAAAATTAGCGATCCATTGAAATGATATTACTCTGGGCCAAAAATTCAGGATGCACTTGGCCAAAAGCTGAATCCAaatccaaaaatacattttatttattgatcgATCAATAAGTCAAacttattaacattaaataatgaATAGGTACAGTAcaaatgaatatgtaaaatagtaCATATATTTGGCAAAATGGTCTTGGGTTATTGGTCTAGCTATCAATTAAGTTTATTGTCAGAATGTCATGAGATAAATACTGTACGTTACATGGCATTATTCACAAGTTGTTTTATTGATGCTTTTTTGTGATTGAAAAACTGCTTGAGCAATTTTTATGAGACACGATACATTTCACTAAGTACTGTTTCGTACGGATGTTCATTCATAcatattttgtgctataactagtagTAAGGAGGAAAAGATGATTGGATCATGTGTCGCTTGAACAGAGATGGGGACAAAATAGGGAATTTTAAAGGTGAGACtttcttttatattaaaagtaacaaagcacaaagcttattgTGATTATTGGATGGCAGGTGCACTACAAATAATGTTCAGTGAAGTTCACACATCAACAGAAAACAGTAGTAATATTGATATGTAGTATggtataaaataaatgtgtttacccTCTGTGCAGAGCGAATAAAATGCCGAAGGTCTCCATGTTTCATGTATGGCAGGATCACCAGGGGAAGTCCATCACTGGGAAGCACAATGCCCAAGAGGGACAGGACATGGGGGTGGTGGAAGGCCTTCATAAAGATTCCTTCTCTTAAAAACTGCTCCACCTCTTCCAGATCAGTGATCCCTTTCAAGAAAAATTGAGAAAACCATATttccaaaattatttatttttttttttcataatgattGGCCATTACAAAGCCGTATGTAAACTCTAacataaaatattgtaatatcaatgttttttataAGCTTCATTCACTATAAAGCTAGGCATGCAGAATTTATCTATATCATACCAAATGCTCACTTAAAAGTTACTCTTTAATAACACTAATACTTTAGTAACTCTGTtaataaaatttctaaataaaGATCAATTTTGAATCTGTATTCTAATTGTGTGATGCCtaattttgtttgtaaaattgtaaaaaaaaatattttaatttttaatatttattttgatttattttgataattacattatttgccattacataataatagaaaataataattatcagctTATTGTATCATCCACAGTTTAATATTGGTGTGCCCCTATTTAAAACAGCATTAATTTACTTACTATTCAGTGATTTGACAGCACAGTGGATCTCTTTGTCATCACTATCAGTAAGATATCCATGATACACTGTTCCAAAATGACCTGAAAAAGATTTGAGAATGATGCGAGTGTGTGAAAGAGGATGTactattaaaaaaagagaaaaagatggAAAACAGAGTAACAAATCCAGATGGATTGTCGTTGCCCTAAGATATGTACCTTTGCCGATGATTTGGTCATGCTGGATTTTAACCTTATTATGTGGGATCAAAACATTCTTCACCTCCTCCAACAGATCTGGCCGGAGAGCCGACACAGAGATTGTCTGAGATTGAATCAAAGCAGCTGCTGCAGAGTCCATCGACCCAGCATACGGTAGACTGGAGGACGTTGTGCTCAAGCCTTGGAATGGAGAAGCTGTCAGACCTACAGAATGCACAGTTTATGTTCATTGAAGAATGGACGCTCTCCATGAAGATTCGATGTGCCAAGATGGGCTATATACTCTTTAAATTATAGGTAGTGTCTCCATGTTTTCAAAAACTTCAGGTTGTCTCACCTCTTCTGTAGTCACCATCAGGTGATCTGTCATAATTGTCCACTGTAGTACGAGTTGAACGCAGTGATAGTCGAACCTGAGCAAGTGCAGCTGCtgaccaaaaaaaatatttagtgggGTTTtctttgaggggggggggggggttacattcaccaattaaatttttttttatttgataaatttttCATTCTGCTTACTAAAAAATGGTCAAAAATAATcataatgaaaaacaaatattttccatatattttaaaaacttgctataaagtataataattacacaattattttacagcacaaaaaaaacaaatcctttaattttggaaaaaaattagtTATTTTGACAGAACGCacttacatttctttttcttGCGCTCTCGTGCTATGGCTACACAGGCCAGAGCTGCTCCCACACCAACTGCAGCCAAGATGCCCAGCACCATGCCCACAATAAAATTGTTGTTTGTTCTTACTACTAAACCAATGTCATATTCTTCTCCGTTCACTAGCAACTGAGAAACACAGTGTGATAGAGCAGTGCATCAGAAATGACATGCAGAGCCAACTTGAACTTATTACAACTTATTAAAACTCTGACCTTAACTGGCGCCCCCCGGCTACTGATAGTCAGATTTTTCGGGATCCTGCAGGTGATCTCATTGTCCAGAACTGTAGCCTTGCAATCCACTCCATCTATTGTCATAATGATTTTCATGCAATCAGACACCAGGGCTAGTTTTTTGtgctggaataaaaaaaaagtgattagaTTAATCTACAATGGAAGAATAATTTGATTGTCACTGTAAATGTCATAATTTtagttataatttaaatttagtaaatcatttattgtgttgttttaattgtaattaatgtcCGTcattgtattttggccagaaaaaaattgtgaaaagaaaaaaatattcaaaaatattgttacaaataaattgcattttgaaatatattaacattaaaaacagttattttaaattgtaataatatttcatactaatactgtttttactgtatttttgattaaatgcagtctaggtgaacataagagacttataaaaaaaaaaaaaaaaaaaacacttttgaccagtagtgtatttaacatatatattatgtataaatattttacaaaaacaacacATGAAGACACCATATATAAGAGACTAAATAACAACACTATATAAGCACTGAGACGAACATGCAATGAGACTTTGTCCTGCCCTGGGCTGAGCTCAAGCACATGGTCTTCTGTTTCAAACTTGATGGGTTCTCCATTAGCATGGCAGGTAAAATTCTGAGTCAGGAGTTCCATTGCTCCATCCAGATCCACAGTGAGGATTCCTGTTGATTCCTCACATGGAGGGCTTGTGCACTCCATTTGGTTGGGATTCCCTTGACCAACACACACCTAAGGGGGTATAGCATCCAATAAGTGGCAACATATATACTACTAATAAACATGGCTCTTCAAAATGCTAGCTAGTCCTACTTTTTGCACAGGTGCCATGCTATTGCCTCTGTAGTTAATGATGGCTTGGGAAACAGAGTCCAGATTCTGTCCAATGATGGTAATTTTTGATCCACTTCATTGCAGCAGGACcccaaaaaatacatattaaaccaTTTAATGGTCTTTCACATCACTAGTACTTGTATATCTACTGTTAAAGATGCCATTAAATGTTtgttacagaaaaaaactgaatgTTTTGACTCACCTTCTGAAACCACAGTTGGGCTTCACATCCGTCACCTCAGGATTCACAATATAGCTGAACGTTTTTGTGGCTAAAATAGTTGATTCATCAATTACAACCTTCACATCTACTTCTAAAGTCTCCTCAACACCTTCAGACCTACAAACAATAGAAGTCCCATCCCTGGAGACGCTGTGGAGAAACAATAGTAGGAAAATACTCAAATCTCAGTGGTTAAAAATAATGCTCTACACTGGAATTCTTATTATCTTTCTAAACCATGACTAACAGTGAATTTCAAAACCTGGCACAATAACCTTTTAACAGGGCAAATTCTGTCTCCAAGGCTGACAGTTCTGCTTCCACCAGCATCCAGATGTTTTCCTGACAGGGTGATCAGGGTTCCTCCAATCTTAGGTCCAAAGCCTGGACTGATATCTGTGATTTCTGGGGTCTGATGGGAGATATCAGGTATGAAAATAGCGTTATCAATCTAAATTTGGTTTAGTTTATCTAACTGATCAGCAGCAGTACTGCAAACCAATATTTCTTGATAATCTATATGTCAAACCATATAATCGAGTGTAGTAATTAAAGGTTGAGAATGTTTTGCTCATTACCACAAAACTGAAGCCTTGAATGCTAGAATTCCCAGAGATGAAGTATCCAATTTCCACGCTCTTTTCATCCACCTGCACTGTTACATCAATATTTTGCTCCGGGTCAGACATCTTACTATCAATCCTACACACCAGCCTGAGAAAAGAATGTAAAATAACATTCATGAACACCggtgttgttactgttaactaaaactaaaactattaaacaatgttttagttaactgaaatgaaataaaatctgaaaaatatatgaaaaacctCAAAACTGTATTTATCAAACCTTTCAGTGCGAAAATTAAAATGTGTGAGTTACTTACAGGGAGCTACTGCTTTTTTCTGTTATAATAGTGCAGCCACTGTTTCCTACTTTGACCTGGTGGGAGGTTTGAGTGATAGCAGCTCGGGAAGAAGACTGGAAGTTCCAGCCACAAAGAGTGATCTCACTCTTACCATTTGAGGGCACCGTGCTGGGAAAAAACTGAAAAGCAAAAgtgcaaacatgcaaaaaaaaaaaaaaagctcattttGTGGTTGTGcataaacttaataataatttttttacaattatgtgacaataaataaatgacaaaggcCTGAAATATTATGATACACAATGTATTTATTATGACCACGATTTAAACACCAAAGTGATCTTACTCCTAATTGATGATTCAGCTGCGCGATCACAATCGTGTGATCACTTTTTGTTCGTCCCTGCTATTTGAACATTCAAATCTAATCTACAGAGCAGCTGTCATGTATTTGTATGAGACAGCTTCACAAAGTTACCACAGGGGTATCGATGGTAATAATATTGGAtttttcagtctgagttaaaactctttttttggctcattttatcagtaaaggaaaaaatgccTTATAATTattcacacctgaatataaggagttttttttttcttccagccttcatggtcaactacgtatatatcacactcgttgccttttctagtgcagctcaaccaactCTCATCCCATTCGTCGATATTTGTGATaccacaaatcccggaaaatatttgttgtagtccaaacaagttgtttgttgtagtttttaaaaagtgatttttgttaaataaaatatctccttttgaattggactttgagctttgtaactttgcaaacgtttttatgctgaaacagcaacattacagactaactaaagttgaaaaagtgaaaaagcataatccactttacactttaaaaagcactcctttaataggcattattaagcagtacataaatacagctataaatgttttgttctggagcatatctataaagttcaatcacTGTATTTTCATACTATTTTAAGaatcaatttatcatttataaattattacgttatttacaaatatatatatatatatatatatatatatatatatatatatatatatatatatatatatatatatatatatatatatatatatatatatatatatatatatatataatgctttgaTTACATTGTTAACAAGAAGGTGTCAAGAAGGAGCTGTTAAAAGTGTATGTCTTTGAATCATTcaagagattcattcaaaaacactgatacaTCCAGTATTGAATCAAGTAAATATTGAATGAGtcattgattcattgattcattcataaattacatgtgattttgtttagttgtctaatgttttttcttttagaaTTGTGAGAGAACCACAACCTCCAAAAAATCTCAGTTTATTCAGAGTCGTTGAGCTCTATTTTGCACAGTGTGCTGATTTTTGTTTATGGTATTCAGCTGCGACTAAATGTTTTACAAAAAGAGACAGAATAAGTCTGTTTGATATCTAAATATTTGacctttttttatattacaaaaaaaatgtttaatctcaCTGGATTTGAAGAATCGAGTTTGCGCTGTTTCATTTTAGTATTCTTAAATGGGGAACATATTACAAAATGAAGGTCCTTATGCAATCAAATGACTTCACAGCCAAAGCCGACACTGACACAGGAGTGAGAACCCGTCCACACGGAAGTGAATATCCCCAAGGGGATAAATCTGAATATAAGTctttgcgttttcgtgtggacggggccatatgtgtattttttttttattatgatgtcATCACCCCACGTGTCgaccctagtcagacaccgctacgtcacgtaagagcaacaacaacaatggtTTGTATACAGCGCGCAAGGTTTATGCGCATGCTCCAAGTCTTCTTCTTCATTTTTAGTGTATCACTGTGGCaaaattacagcgccacatagtgatctggcatgtatactacattattttttagtcttttttacTGGTTTTgtgtggacgcagatatttcttgataCGACGCCGTGTGGACTGTATTGTTTTTTAgaacgagggaaaaaaagatcggactGGGGTAAACTCCGGCTTCGTGTGGACGTAGCCTGAGAGTCCAGCAGGTACTGTGGTATACCCTGGCCTGCCCTGATATGACTACAAAGACTCTGAAGCAGCCTTCATATAATCAGTACACACTCACTTTAAATTACAAATGCAAACTTAAAATACAGACAGTTTATTGTCCCATTTATTGCCCAATTATTCAATGTGTTACCTGGGTGATAATTGGAGGGCAGGAGTTGCTACTCCACTGATCCTCACACTGATGCATTTGACAACAGACTCCATTGCACCAGCCACATCCCATAAACTTGGGGGCCGCTAAACACACTGAACAGCTGAGGAAATGGGCACAGCCTGGACCTCTGGGAGACACATTTATCAGCTGTACATACAGGATGAAGAGACAGGTTTGAGATCGGACAGATGTAAACACagaaaaatgcaactgaaatcTATGAGTCACTTTTGGTCGGTGtgttttcaaacattaaaccTTCAGTTCACTGCTGATGGCTGATAAGATTTTGAACTGTACAGAATAAATGTGCATACCTTATTTCCAACAACAAACAGCAGAGACTCTGAAGAATGAACAGCAGCTATTTGTGACACTTTCTGCATATCTTCCACAAGAGAGTAGTTGGCAAACAGTACAAGAGATGATTTGCTCAGAATAACCTGAAAAGTAAAGTACTTTTTGTACGTCAAGACCCAAAACCACACGGGAAACTTAGTCACTGctacacaaatataaaatataatatttgtccTTATAAGGGCAAAATTCATTCACTGTCTCCATCCAATAGAGGTCTGGCTTATGATTGTAAGGTGCCAGTAATTTTTCACAGTATTTGAACAGAAATCAGTTTATTCCAAAAAAAAGAgtgattcacaaataacctgcaaGAGCCTTCCATCTTCCGTGCCAATGTGTGCCACAGTCTTGGTCTCAATGGTAGTCACCAGAATAGAAGTAAAGAGCACATTGTTCATCTGCCTATTGAAGAAGTCCACTCTGTAGTAAGGCTTTGCCACCATCGTGGGGACAGCACGGCAAATCAAACCATCTCGGTTCtagacaaaataaatcaaaatactggctgaataaatatattttgtgaatgcaaaaactgtttttttttgcaactttttGCTGCTTATCaagaaatatatataacaaaaaatcaGGGTGTATACAGCATATACAGGAAGTGTCAATTTGCCTAAATGAAAACTGCTAAATCAGCAACTGCAACAATATACACTCTATATGTTCAATGGATTGTTCCATGTTTGTTACAATTTTTTACTGACTTCAAAAGTGTGGCACTGTGACAGAAAAAATACATCCACTTCAACAGCAACTCCAGTGAAAAGGAAATAACAACTTGTAAACGGAAGGATGTGGGATATTTGCAGTCTTTCAGGACTAACGCTCACTGAATAAAAAGGAAGCGAACGTACTGTCCAGTCAGGATTTAATTTCCATTGCAgtagaaatgaataaaacataagAGCAGATGCTATCATATATGTTGACTTTTTCTCCTTCCATGGAACACACATTTTAAAGAGTTTTTCAACTTTCTAATGTTTAAAAAAGGATGTAAAGGTACCTTAAAAGTATGATTAAAGTGGTCTCAATTAATATGTTAACACAGTGAGCATGATTTCACGaaatacaacatgttcctggaacaaAATCCTTGTTGATTCAATCATCCAAATAGAACTGAGatatacattttcagaaaatatctgttttaggcttacaatctgGCTTAGGTGCTTCTatacccttgttaatcagctatcatttcccactgatttatAGGAACATTTTTGGGGGTAGGGTTAtagggtagggattgggttaagtctatatttttggacaataatgttgatccaggatcatcaaaagatgtttatccaggaacatgtcttacttggcaaaaccACTGTGGCCACATGTCAACACTGTGAATTTAGGAATTTTGGTTGTTATTCACTGGAAATGTTGACCTCCATCAAGGAGACATTTAAGAGTTGAAAAAAGATAAAATACTCTTTTGTTGTCTGAACTATGTGCTTTTGAAACGGACTGATCCAGTTGAGTAAataagcgaaaaaaaaaaaaaaatcagaacaacTGATAAACAGATTTCTGTAAAATAATGGAATTTCAAgatagcaaaaaaaaatgtaaataaagatttAAGTGCGATATACAGTGAGATGTTTTATTTCAGCCAACCTCTTCAGTATTTCTGTTCTACTGGTTAAAAACAAACTGTTGATGTGAGAATTTAATATCCTGACACTACATGCTCTCTTTGATTTATCAGCTCTGGCTCATAGTCTTTTTAA
This is a stretch of genomic DNA from Carassius carassius chromosome 10, fCarCar2.1, whole genome shotgun sequence. It encodes these proteins:
- the LOC132151673 gene encoding macrophage-stimulating protein receptor-like isoform X1, which encodes MFISPRTLLKCVWLQIHLTCALKSCPTVPQMNINFSVSYSSSFFQTEKAIQNIVVNEHFNEVYVASQNVVEALDKNFTKLWEVRTGPVDSPDCQTCHCDVENEPGTPLDTDNQVLVLEPLDYLNLLYICGSTQYGVCNLVKLNKSARPSNSECFFDKKVNSPSACPDCVASPLGTKVSAVGDGYSTFFFTAATINTTISGTFGKKSLSIRRVLATEDGFDSQVKGLTVLPEFQDIFTIDYIYTFSTPEYVYFLSVQWESPIKPNAKLQTHLGRLPIKDSEPWMYREIVLECRFEPKRRKRSQWIKDVLYNSVQAAHFSTAGKELADELRVKTESSILYGVFAVTDDKGNPVKQSALCAFSIDDVNSEIEKGVESCCSSGNEQIPRGLCHFQPCEMCPRENRDGLICRAVPTMVAKPYYRVDFFNRQMNNVLFTSILVTTIETKTVAHIGTEDGRLLQVILSKSSLVLFANYSLVEDMQKVSQIAAVHSSESLLFVVGNKLINVSPRGPGCAHFLSCSVCLAAPKFMGCGWCNGVCCQMHQCEDQWSSNSCPPIITQFFPSTVPSNGKSEITLCGWNFQSSSRAAITQTSHQVKVGNSGCTIITEKSSSSLLVCRIDSKMSDPEQNIDVTVQVDEKSVEIGYFISGNSSIQGFSFVTPEITDISPGFGPKIGGTLITLSGKHLDAGGSRTVSLGDRICPVKSVSRDGTSIVCRSEGVEETLEVDVKVVIDESTILATKTFSYIVNPEVTDVKPNCGFRSGSKITIIGQNLDSVSQAIINYRGNSMAPVQKVCVGQGNPNQMECTSPPCEESTGILTVDLDGAMELLTQNFTCHANGEPIKFETEDHVLELSPGQDKVSLHHKKLALVSDCMKIIMTIDGVDCKATVLDNEITCRIPKNLTISSRGAPVKLLVNGEEYDIGLVVRTNNNFIVGMVLGILAAVGVGAALACVAIARERKKKKSAALAQVRLSLRSTRTTVDNYDRSPDGDYRRGLTASPFQGLSTTSSSLPYAGSMDSAAAALIQSQTISVSALRPDLLEEVKNVLIPHNKVKIQHDQIIGKGHFGTVYHGYLTDSDDKEIHCAVKSLNRITDLEEVEQFLREGIFMKAFHHPHVLSLLGIVLPSDGLPLVILPYMKHGDLRHFIRSAQRNPTVKDLIGFGLQVAKGMEYLANRKFVHRDLAARNCMLDESFTVKVADFGMARDVYDKEYYSIKDSKKAKLPIKWMALESLQTQKFTTKSDVWSFGVLMWELMTRGASPYPDVDPYDITTYLMQGRRLLQPQYCLNSLWSILLQCWNPEPEKRPSFPSLVKVIQEIHSSLEGEHYINLQITYVNLDQPRPYPSLCPAPPASEYSDQSST